One Actinomadura viridis genomic region harbors:
- the pcaH gene encoding protocatechuate 3,4-dioxygenase subunit beta: MTHPPYLSPGYKSTVLRAPAQEPIMPELGPDSVELTSPVFGHAELHPLDADLTRRHPGEPLGERIIVTGRVLDGAGRPVRGALVEVWQANAAGRYDHALDRHQAPLDPNFTGAGRCLTDDDGRYRFTSIKPGAYPWRNHPNAWRPAHIHFSVFGTAFTQRLVTQMYFPGDPLFAYDPIMQSIPDQEARDRLVCRFDLDTTEPEWALGYQWDIVLGDTPMET, from the coding sequence ATGACCCACCCCCCGTACCTGTCCCCCGGGTACAAGAGCACCGTGCTCCGGGCGCCCGCCCAGGAGCCGATCATGCCCGAGCTCGGGCCGGACAGCGTCGAGCTGACCTCCCCGGTGTTCGGGCACGCCGAGCTGCACCCGCTGGACGCCGACCTGACCCGCAGGCATCCCGGGGAGCCCCTCGGCGAGCGCATCATCGTCACCGGCCGGGTCCTGGACGGCGCGGGCCGTCCCGTGCGCGGCGCCCTGGTGGAGGTCTGGCAGGCCAACGCCGCCGGCCGCTACGACCACGCGCTGGACCGGCACCAGGCGCCGCTGGACCCCAACTTCACCGGCGCCGGCCGCTGCCTCACCGACGACGACGGCCGCTACCGCTTCACCTCGATCAAGCCCGGCGCCTACCCCTGGCGCAACCACCCCAACGCCTGGCGGCCCGCGCACATCCACTTCTCGGTGTTCGGCACGGCGTTCACCCAGCGGCTGGTCACCCAGATGTACTTCCCGGGCGACCCGCTGTTCGCGTACGACCCGATCATGCAGTCCATCCCGGACCAGGAGGCCCGCGACCGCCTGGTCTGCCGGTTCGACCTCGACACCACCGAGCCGGAGTGGGCGCTGGGCTACCAGTGGGACATCGTCCTCGGCGACACCCCGATGGAGACCTGA
- the pcaG gene encoding protocatechuate 3,4-dioxygenase subunit alpha has product MTTPSQTVGPFFGHALPYEAGPEVVPVTGAGAITVRGRILDGAGAPVPDALVETWQADAAGEIPRRPGGLVRRGHGFSGFGRCATDAAGGYWFTTLKPAGIGGDAPYIAVLVFARGLLRPVFTRLYFPEDTAAHAADPLLSRVPAERRGTLVAGRDADGAYRFDIRLQGEGETVFLAF; this is encoded by the coding sequence ATGACGACACCTTCGCAGACCGTGGGCCCCTTCTTCGGGCACGCGCTGCCGTACGAGGCCGGCCCCGAGGTCGTCCCCGTGACCGGCGCCGGCGCGATCACCGTGCGCGGCCGGATCCTGGACGGCGCCGGCGCGCCCGTCCCGGACGCGCTGGTGGAGACCTGGCAGGCGGACGCGGCCGGCGAGATCCCCCGGCGGCCCGGCGGCCTCGTACGCCGGGGGCACGGCTTCTCGGGGTTCGGGCGGTGCGCCACCGACGCGGCGGGCGGCTACTGGTTCACCACGCTCAAGCCCGCCGGGATCGGCGGCGACGCGCCGTACATCGCGGTGCTGGTGTTCGCCCGGGGGCTGCTCAGGCCGGTGTTCACCCGGCTTTACTTCCCCGAGGACACCGCCGCCCACGCCGCCGACCCGCTGCTGTCGCGGGTCCCGGCCGAGCGCCGGGGCACGCTGGTCGCGGGACGCGACGCCGACGGCGCGTACCGGTTCGACATCCGCCTCCAGGGCGAGGGGGAGACGGTCTTCCTTGCCTTCTGA
- the pcaB gene encoding 3-carboxy-cis,cis-muconate cycloisomerase, which translates to MPSEVPAPSGAPPEVSPDAGLLSPVRAGTEAEAVTGDRAWLRAMLDAEAALARAQARLGIVPASAAAAITELAASDPVDLPGLARRARGAGNPVVPLVADLRRLAGPAGEHVHHGATSQDIVDTAAMLVAARARRVLLAHLDRALDALAGLAERHRDTPVAGRTLGRQALPTTFGAKAAGWLLGVLEARERLAPVPLPVQLGGAAGTLSAYGDRGLDLVAAFADETGLARPVTPWHTRRTPVADLGSALALTAGALGKFATDVVLLAQSEVGEVAEPAAPGRGGSSAMPHKRNPALAVMIRSAALQVPACAQILQASLAAPHERPAGEWHAEWQPFRECLRLTGGAAETAAELAGGLEVAPERMAANLDGLLAVLAGHGTDTGTGAAPALVDRALAAYRASPASGERPPDGGAR; encoded by the coding sequence TTGCCTTCTGAGGTGCCCGCGCCCTCCGGGGCGCCGCCGGAGGTCTCGCCGGACGCGGGGCTGCTGTCCCCGGTGCGGGCCGGGACGGAGGCCGAGGCGGTCACCGGCGACCGGGCCTGGCTCCGGGCGATGCTGGACGCCGAGGCCGCCCTCGCCCGCGCGCAGGCCCGGCTCGGGATCGTGCCCGCCTCCGCCGCCGCGGCCATCACCGAGCTGGCCGCGTCCGATCCGGTCGACCTGCCCGGCCTGGCCCGGCGCGCCCGCGGGGCGGGCAACCCGGTGGTCCCGCTGGTGGCCGATCTGCGGCGGCTGGCCGGCCCGGCGGGGGAGCACGTCCATCACGGCGCGACCAGCCAGGACATCGTCGACACCGCGGCGATGCTGGTCGCGGCCCGCGCCAGGCGCGTCCTCCTGGCCCACCTCGACCGGGCACTGGACGCGCTGGCCGGGCTCGCGGAACGGCACCGCGACACCCCGGTCGCCGGGCGGACGCTGGGCCGCCAGGCCCTCCCCACCACGTTCGGGGCGAAGGCGGCGGGCTGGCTGCTGGGCGTCCTGGAGGCCCGGGAGCGGCTGGCGCCGGTGCCGTTGCCGGTGCAGCTGGGCGGCGCCGCCGGCACCCTGAGCGCGTACGGCGACCGGGGCCTGGACCTGGTGGCCGCGTTCGCCGACGAGACCGGGCTGGCCCGGCCCGTGACGCCCTGGCACACCCGCCGTACGCCCGTCGCCGATCTCGGCTCCGCGCTCGCCCTGACCGCGGGCGCGCTCGGCAAGTTCGCCACCGACGTCGTCCTCCTCGCGCAGAGCGAGGTCGGCGAGGTGGCCGAGCCCGCGGCGCCCGGCCGCGGCGGCTCGTCGGCGATGCCGCACAAGCGCAATCCGGCGCTGGCCGTCATGATCCGTTCGGCGGCGCTCCAGGTCCCCGCCTGCGCCCAGATCCTCCAGGCGTCCCTGGCCGCCCCGCACGAGCGGCCGGCGGGGGAGTGGCACGCCGAATGGCAGCCCTTCCGGGAGTGCCTGCGGCTGACCGGCGGCGCCGCCGAGACGGCCGCCGAGCTGGCCGGGGGCCTGGAGGTCGCGCCGGAACGGATGGCCGCCAACCTCGACGGCCTCCTGGCGGTCCTGGCCGGGCACGGCACCGACACCGGGACCGGCGCGGCCCCGGCCCTGGTCGACCGCGCCCTCGCCGCCTACCGGGCGTCCCCGGCCTCCGGTGAGCGTCCCCCGGACGGAGGAGCGCGATGA
- a CDS encoding alpha/beta fold hydrolase produces the protein MILHHRLDGPADAPAVVLGPSLGTGMDLWAPLLPALTRHRRVLRYDLPGHGGSPAPAEGFTVEDLAGALLGLLDDLGIGRFAYAGVSLGGAVGTALALDAPGRVGSLVLICTSPRFGPPGPWRERAALVRREGVGPVAETAAARWFTPGFPGAGPYVDMLRATDAEGYAACCEALARFDATGRLAGISAPTLVIAGAEDLPTPPLGHADLLAAGIPGARGPLVIDGAGHLALAERPGPVAEAIGAHLDRTWKGPPR, from the coding sequence ATGATCCTGCACCACCGGCTCGACGGCCCCGCGGACGCGCCCGCCGTCGTCCTCGGCCCGTCCCTGGGCACCGGCATGGACCTGTGGGCCCCGCTGCTGCCCGCGCTGACCCGCCACCGCCGGGTGCTGCGCTACGACCTGCCCGGTCACGGCGGCTCCCCGGCCCCCGCGGAGGGGTTCACCGTCGAGGACCTCGCCGGGGCGCTGCTGGGCCTGCTCGACGATCTCGGCATCGGCCGGTTCGCCTACGCCGGGGTGTCGCTGGGCGGGGCGGTCGGCACCGCGCTCGCGCTGGACGCCCCCGGACGGGTCGGCAGCCTGGTGCTGATCTGCACCTCGCCCCGCTTCGGCCCGCCCGGCCCCTGGCGCGAGCGGGCCGCGCTGGTCCGCCGGGAGGGCGTCGGCCCGGTGGCGGAGACCGCGGCGGCGCGCTGGTTCACCCCCGGCTTCCCCGGAGCCGGACCGTACGTGGACATGCTGCGCGCGACCGACGCCGAGGGCTACGCCGCCTGCTGCGAGGCCCTGGCGCGCTTCGACGCCACCGGGCGGCTGGCCGGGATCTCCGCGCCCACACTGGTGATCGCCGGCGCGGAGGACCTCCCCACCCCGCCCCTGGGCCACGCCGACCTGCTCGCGGCCGGGATCCCCGGAGCCCGGGGCCCGCTCGTGATCGACGGGGCCGGGCACCTGGCCCTCGCCGAGCGGCCCGGCCCCGTCGCCGAGGCGATCGGCGCGCACCTGGACCGTACCTGGAAGGGACCGCCCCGATGA
- the pcaC gene encoding 4-carboxymuconolactone decarboxylase, with protein MNDEQRHAEGTRVRREVLGDAHVDRARSRTTAFTAEFQDMITRYAWGEIWTRPGLDRRTRSCVTLTALVARGHLDELAMHVRAALRNGLTPDEIKEVLLQTAVYCGVPAANSAFAVAQRVLSEDAPDTEPDDEGDEDGGGA; from the coding sequence ATGAACGACGAGCAGCGGCACGCCGAGGGCACCCGGGTCCGCCGGGAGGTGCTCGGCGACGCCCACGTCGACCGGGCCCGCTCCCGGACCACCGCGTTCACCGCCGAGTTCCAGGACATGATCACCCGGTACGCGTGGGGCGAGATCTGGACCCGGCCGGGCCTGGACCGCCGGACCCGCAGCTGCGTCACCCTCACCGCCCTGGTCGCCCGCGGCCACCTCGACGAGCTGGCCATGCACGTGCGCGCCGCCCTCCGCAACGGCCTCACCCCGGACGAGATCAAGGAGGTCCTGCTCCAGACGGCGGTCTATTGTGGGGTTCCCGCCGCCAACTCCGCCTTCGCCGTCGCGCAGCGGGTGCTGTCGGAGGACGCGCCGGACACGGAGCCGGACGACGAGGGCGACGAGGACGGCGGGGGAGCGTAG
- a CDS encoding IclR family transcriptional regulator, which translates to MADRTPGHPRPPSVAGKVMAILDAFAAGGVRLNLSEICRRSGLPLATGHRLVGELVAGGFLERVPDGTYRIGTRLWRIGSRAPAVTGLRELALPHMEDLYEATHDNVQLAVLRDGRALFVERLRGTRSVPVVTQVGATLPLHATGVGKVLLAYAPEEVREAVLAAGLPRHSARTITDPDELRRCLERVRRDGFAFTRDEMTLGAASAAAPVRDGRGAVVAALSLVTRVRSADARRLLPPLMTAARALSRDVAAHWRSGPVDLGFQTGLESGTDAGTDPGPDAGTDPGPDDPSADPGTSSAGRKTTP; encoded by the coding sequence ATGGCGGACCGCACGCCCGGCCACCCGCGCCCGCCCAGCGTGGCGGGCAAGGTGATGGCCATCCTGGACGCGTTCGCCGCGGGCGGCGTCCGGCTCAACCTGAGCGAGATCTGCCGGCGCTCCGGCCTGCCGCTGGCCACCGGGCACCGCCTGGTCGGCGAGCTGGTGGCGGGCGGCTTCCTGGAACGGGTCCCGGACGGCACGTACCGGATCGGCACCCGGCTGTGGCGGATCGGCAGCCGGGCGCCCGCGGTGACGGGGCTGCGCGAGCTGGCGCTGCCGCACATGGAGGACCTCTACGAGGCCACCCACGACAACGTGCAGCTGGCGGTGCTGCGCGACGGGCGCGCGCTGTTCGTCGAACGGCTGCGCGGGACCCGTTCGGTCCCGGTGGTGACCCAGGTCGGCGCCACCCTCCCGCTGCACGCCACCGGCGTCGGCAAGGTGCTGCTGGCGTACGCGCCCGAGGAGGTCAGGGAGGCCGTCCTGGCCGCCGGGCTGCCCCGGCACTCGGCCCGGACCATCACCGACCCCGATGAGCTGCGCCGTTGCCTGGAGCGGGTGCGGCGTGACGGCTTCGCCTTCACCCGGGACGAGATGACGCTGGGCGCCGCGTCCGCGGCGGCGCCGGTCCGCGACGGGCGGGGCGCGGTCGTGGCGGCGCTCTCGCTGGTGACCCGGGTCCGCAGCGCCGACGCGCGGCGGCTGCTGCCGCCGCTGATGACCGCTGCCCGGGCGCTGTCCCGCGACGTCGCGGCGCACTGGCGCAGCGGCCCGGTCGACCTGGGCTTCCAGACCGGCCTGGAGTCGGGCACGGACGCGGGCACGGACCCGGGTCCGGACGCGGGCACGGACCCGGGTCCGGACGACCCTTCCGCGGACCCGGGCACGTCTTCCGCTGGACGGAAGACCACCCCCTGA